In one window of Prosthecobacter fusiformis DNA:
- the rlmN gene encoding 23S rRNA (adenine(2503)-C(2))-methyltransferase RlmN — translation MTAAAPKPAALPSLLGLTPPEITAFMAELGEPGFRAKQVIDWTFAKRAVSIEAMSNLSKGLRQTLAERYVTRTMTISTVTGSKDTTRKFLLKLHDGRFVETVLIPANPALYGEASDRHTLCVSSQVGCAYDCKFCASGLAGFARNLTAAEIVEQIVQVEAYSGERMDNLVFMGMGEPLANYSHVTKAIEILNSEWGIGIGARHMTVSTSGLAPQIKRLADFPLQIRLAISLHGASDEVRDKIMPVNKKHNLDELFEALAYWRSKRKQHITFEYILIQGVNDGLDQAHRLAKRAKGLDAKVNLIPYNTVEGLQWVRPTEEVQDAFRDVLLNAGVKATLRREKGHDIAAACGQLRLRQETEDGIIESPIPEKRITIGAGA, via the coding sequence TTGACTGCTGCCGCCCCCAAACCTGCTGCCCTCCCTTCTTTGCTCGGCCTGACTCCGCCCGAGATCACTGCTTTTATGGCTGAACTGGGCGAGCCTGGCTTTCGGGCGAAGCAGGTCATCGACTGGACCTTTGCCAAGCGCGCGGTCAGCATCGAGGCGATGTCAAATCTGTCCAAAGGACTGCGGCAGACCCTGGCTGAGCGGTATGTGACGCGTACGATGACGATCAGCACGGTCACTGGCTCCAAGGATACCACGCGGAAGTTTTTGCTGAAGCTGCATGATGGCCGCTTTGTGGAAACGGTGCTTATTCCGGCCAATCCCGCTCTGTATGGTGAGGCATCGGACCGGCACACGTTGTGTGTTTCCAGCCAGGTAGGCTGTGCCTATGATTGCAAATTTTGCGCCAGCGGTCTGGCCGGGTTTGCCCGCAATCTCACGGCGGCGGAAATCGTGGAACAAATTGTCCAGGTGGAAGCTTACAGCGGAGAGCGGATGGATAATCTGGTCTTCATGGGCATGGGCGAGCCATTGGCCAACTACAGCCACGTTACCAAGGCAATCGAGATTCTGAACTCCGAGTGGGGCATCGGCATCGGTGCCCGGCACATGACGGTGAGCACTAGCGGCCTGGCACCGCAGATCAAGCGGCTGGCGGATTTCCCTTTGCAGATTCGCCTAGCCATTTCTCTGCATGGAGCCAGCGATGAAGTGCGTGACAAGATCATGCCGGTTAACAAGAAGCATAACCTGGATGAACTCTTTGAGGCGCTGGCTTATTGGCGGTCGAAGCGGAAGCAGCACATCACCTTTGAATACATCCTCATCCAGGGGGTGAATGATGGCCTGGATCAGGCTCATCGGCTGGCCAAACGTGCGAAGGGACTGGATGCCAAGGTGAACCTGATTCCTTATAACACGGTCGAAGGTCTGCAATGGGTGCGGCCCACGGAGGAGGTTCAGGATGCCTTCCGGGACGTACTTTTGAATGCCGGGGTGAAAGCTACTTTACGCCGTGAAAAAGGCCACGATATAGCGGCTGCGTGCGGTCAGTTGAGACTGCGGCAAGAGACGGAGGATGGGATCATCGAGTCTCCGATTCCCGAGAAGCGGATCACGATTGGTGCGGGGGCATAA
- a CDS encoding creatininase family protein, which translates to MNPPRPWIIAETNWKQVKETRYEVAVLPWGATEAHNWHLPYATDSLQNDALCAEAGRIAWEARAKVAILPNIPFGVQTGQLDIPFCLNMNPTTQMAVLEDIISSLEGVGVPKFVLFNGHGGNDFRQILRELQARHPRIFLSVVNWFSISSGQDIFTIVGDHADERETSLMLHLHPELVLPKEEWGPGTDNLWKLPAMREKWAWAQRAWTQATNDTGSGDPQHSTAEKGARYFERLTTKFASYLIDLASADTKAMYQTSATT; encoded by the coding sequence ATGAACCCGCCGCGTCCCTGGATCATCGCTGAAACGAACTGGAAACAGGTCAAAGAGACCCGTTATGAAGTGGCAGTGCTACCCTGGGGCGCGACCGAAGCACACAACTGGCACCTGCCCTATGCCACCGACAGTCTTCAAAATGATGCCCTGTGTGCCGAGGCAGGCCGCATCGCCTGGGAGGCCAGGGCCAAGGTGGCCATCCTGCCGAACATCCCTTTCGGCGTACAGACGGGCCAGCTCGACATCCCCTTTTGCCTCAACATGAACCCCACCACCCAGATGGCAGTGCTGGAGGACATCATCTCCTCATTGGAAGGAGTGGGCGTGCCAAAATTTGTCCTCTTCAATGGTCATGGTGGCAATGATTTCCGTCAGATCCTGCGGGAGCTTCAGGCCCGGCATCCGCGCATCTTTCTCTCCGTCGTCAACTGGTTCAGCATCAGCAGCGGTCAGGACATCTTCACCATCGTCGGTGACCATGCCGATGAGCGTGAAACCAGCCTCATGCTGCATCTGCATCCCGAGCTGGTCCTGCCCAAGGAAGAATGGGGACCCGGCACAGACAATCTGTGGAAGCTCCCCGCCATGCGTGAAAAATGGGCCTGGGCGCAGCGTGCTTGGACGCAGGCCACGAATGACACCGGCTCCGGTGACCCACAGCATTCCACCGCCGAAAAAGGCGCACGCTACTTTGAGCGCCTAACTACCAAGTTCGCCAGCTACCTCATCGATCTCGCCTCAGCCGATACGAAGGCGATGTATCAAACATCTGCCACGACGTGA
- a CDS encoding molybdenum cofactor guanylyltransferase yields MMSDTPFSALLLAGGRSVRMGQDKALLEWAGKPLWQVQLAKLRVNRPERLLIACREEQGLQSGAESGVEWLFDPPGSDCGPMGPIIEALKRVQMPLLVLAVDMPQMTSTFLNEVIHGLADTSLFFSLGQGSEPLVGVYTPSLLPLLGEAMNKQQYSLRRVIEQGRDQGLAIILPLAQVDAVLFANANTPAEWQQTGK; encoded by the coding sequence ATGATGTCTGACACACCCTTTTCCGCGCTGCTGCTGGCTGGCGGAAGGTCTGTGCGCATGGGCCAGGACAAGGCACTGCTGGAGTGGGCGGGAAAGCCGCTGTGGCAGGTGCAACTGGCCAAACTGCGGGTGAACAGACCGGAGAGGTTGCTCATCGCCTGTCGTGAGGAGCAAGGGTTGCAGAGCGGTGCAGAGAGCGGTGTGGAGTGGTTATTCGATCCGCCCGGTAGCGATTGTGGACCGATGGGGCCCATCATTGAGGCGCTGAAAAGGGTACAAATGCCTCTGCTGGTCCTGGCGGTGGACATGCCGCAGATGACATCCACTTTTTTGAATGAAGTGATTCATGGACTGGCGGATACGTCCCTTTTTTTTTCATTGGGGCAGGGGAGTGAGCCTTTGGTCGGCGTTTATACACCGTCCCTTTTGCCACTGTTAGGCGAGGCCATGAATAAACAGCAGTATAGTCTGCGCCGGGTCATCGAGCAGGGCCGGGATCAAGGGCTGGCGATCATCCTTCCGCTGGCGCAGGTGGATGCGGTGTTGTTTGCCAATGCGAATACTCCAGCGGAGTGGCAACAGACGGGCAAATAA
- a CDS encoding Gfo/Idh/MocA family protein, with protein MSHSQPSRRSFIKSAAGAVAAPFILPSRIWSAETAPNSRINLGFIGVGKMNSGHLGNFLGRESVQVVAVCDVDTNRRENAKKRVDDTYGKQAGTEYKGCSAYNDFRELLARKDIDAVVIATPDHWHAYIGIAAVRAGKDVYGEKPLTHNVHEALTLTKAVRDSGRIFQTGSQQRSSKEFRVAAELVRNGVIGDIKTITTSFGDPAPVYNLPEEAAEPGLDWDLWCGPGPLKPYNSILSPRGVHTHFPKWRDTREFGGGMITDWGAHHIDIAQWALGVDESGPVEVRAAQGKDAKRGAQLVYANGVVLTHETGKGVSIYGTEGEIHVNRGKFELILGGKTVHKFFDKAVDKGTSLDREVILTEREFLKDAKVKLYDSKNHHDDWLNSIKTRERPICDVAVGATTVISCHLMNMSYYSGTSFKWNPTERTFAEGGDPKWLTRDYRGEWVV; from the coding sequence ATGAGCCACAGCCAACCGTCCCGCCGTTCCTTCATCAAATCTGCTGCTGGAGCCGTCGCAGCCCCGTTCATTCTGCCCTCACGCATTTGGTCTGCAGAAACCGCCCCCAATTCCCGCATCAACCTGGGCTTCATCGGCGTGGGTAAAATGAACAGCGGTCACCTGGGCAATTTCTTGGGCCGCGAATCCGTGCAGGTCGTCGCCGTCTGCGATGTGGATACCAACCGCCGTGAAAACGCCAAAAAGCGCGTGGATGACACCTATGGCAAGCAGGCAGGCACGGAATACAAAGGCTGCTCCGCTTATAACGACTTCCGTGAGTTGCTGGCCCGCAAGGACATCGATGCCGTCGTCATCGCCACGCCGGACCATTGGCACGCTTACATCGGCATCGCCGCCGTCCGCGCGGGCAAAGACGTCTATGGTGAGAAGCCGCTGACCCACAATGTCCATGAAGCCCTGACCCTGACCAAAGCCGTGCGCGATAGCGGACGCATCTTCCAGACAGGCTCCCAGCAGCGATCCAGCAAAGAATTCCGCGTAGCTGCTGAGCTCGTCCGCAACGGCGTCATTGGTGACATCAAGACCATCACGACTTCCTTCGGTGACCCAGCACCCGTTTACAATCTGCCCGAAGAGGCCGCTGAGCCAGGACTCGACTGGGACCTCTGGTGCGGCCCAGGCCCGCTGAAGCCTTACAACAGCATCCTCAGCCCACGCGGTGTCCATACCCACTTTCCGAAATGGCGTGACACTCGCGAATTCGGCGGCGGCATGATCACCGACTGGGGCGCACACCACATCGACATCGCCCAATGGGCTCTCGGTGTGGATGAAAGCGGCCCTGTGGAAGTGCGCGCGGCCCAAGGCAAGGACGCCAAGCGCGGTGCCCAGCTCGTTTACGCCAATGGCGTGGTCCTGACCCATGAAACCGGCAAGGGTGTTTCCATTTACGGGACCGAAGGCGAAATCCACGTCAATCGTGGCAAATTTGAACTCATCCTCGGCGGCAAAACCGTCCATAAGTTCTTCGACAAGGCCGTGGATAAAGGCACCTCCCTGGACCGCGAAGTGATCCTTACCGAGCGCGAGTTCCTCAAGGACGCCAAGGTGAAGCTTTACGACAGCAAGAACCATCACGATGACTGGCTCAACAGCATCAAAACCCGCGAGCGCCCCATCTGTGATGTGGCTGTCGGTGCCACCACCGTCATCTCCTGCCACCTGATGAACATGTCTTACTATTCGGGCACTTCCTTCAAGTGGAACCCCACGGAGCGCACCTTCGCTGAAGGTGGTGATCCAAAATGGCTTACCCGCGATTACCGCGGTGAGTGGGTAGTCTGA
- a CDS encoding FKBP-type peptidyl-prolyl cis-trans isomerase: MKATLRLVCAAFTAATTLSAQTDSAKPAAEVAKPATEAAKPAGEAAAPAAPVSMDKVSYFIGSQIGGNIANNFKQQGVDIDLDSFLGAVRDQFEGKPSKYKPEELQQAMEGFQKVMEGKQAEIQAKQAAKAGEVKAASAKFLAENGKKEGVKTTASGLQYEVLKQGDGAKPVPTDKVNVHYHGTLLNGKVFDSSVDRGEPITFGVQEVIKGWTEGLQLMSVGSKYKFYIPSELAYGDNGAGADIGPGETLVFEVELLKIEK, translated from the coding sequence ATGAAAGCTACCCTTCGCCTTGTCTGCGCCGCATTCACCGCCGCAACCACCCTGTCAGCCCAAACGGATTCGGCAAAACCCGCCGCAGAAGTCGCCAAACCAGCTACAGAAGCTGCAAAACCTGCTGGCGAAGCCGCCGCACCTGCGGCACCAGTTTCGATGGACAAAGTCAGTTATTTCATTGGATCCCAGATCGGCGGCAACATCGCCAACAACTTTAAACAGCAGGGCGTCGATATCGATCTGGATAGCTTCCTCGGTGCTGTTCGTGACCAGTTCGAAGGCAAGCCTTCCAAGTACAAGCCTGAAGAACTTCAGCAAGCCATGGAAGGCTTCCAGAAAGTCATGGAAGGCAAGCAGGCCGAAATTCAGGCCAAGCAGGCTGCCAAGGCAGGTGAAGTCAAAGCCGCTAGCGCCAAGTTCCTGGCTGAAAACGGCAAGAAAGAAGGCGTGAAAACCACCGCCAGCGGCCTTCAGTATGAAGTCCTCAAGCAGGGCGACGGCGCAAAGCCAGTGCCGACTGACAAAGTGAACGTCCACTATCACGGCACCCTGCTGAATGGCAAAGTCTTCGACAGCAGCGTGGATCGCGGTGAGCCAATCACCTTCGGCGTGCAGGAAGTCATCAAAGGCTGGACCGAAGGCCTCCAGCTCATGTCTGTGGGTTCCAAGTACAAGTTCTACATTCCTTCTGAGCTGGCTTACGGCGACAACGGCGCTGGTGCAGACATCGGCCCAGGCGAAACACTGGTCTTCGAAGTCGAGCTGCTGAAGATCGAAAAATAA